In Oryza sativa Japonica Group chromosome 3, ASM3414082v1, one DNA window encodes the following:
- the LOC4333196 gene encoding zinc finger protein 36-like, which yields MVTNMTHDDYVSLCLMALAQAGVGGQWPAQKQQIDMAPPAPERELLRFRCSVCGKAFPSHQALGGHKASHRKPPTAALPMHVIDAPPPPSAEDTASSSTTTTTSGGGRHRCSVCHRTFATGQALGGHKRCHYWDGLSVVSVTASASGSGSSSVRNFDLNLKPVPETVAAGVRRWGEEEEVQSPLPFKKRRLSSPSLELNL from the coding sequence ATGGTGACCAACATGACCCACGATGACTACGTCTCCCTCTGCctcatggcgctcgcccaggcGGGCGTCGGGGGTCAGTGGCCGGCGCAGAAACAGCAGATCGACATGGCACCGCCGGCACCGGAACGCGAGCTTCTTCGGTTCCGGTGCTCCGTCTGCGGCAAGGCCTTCCCGTCGCACCAAGCGCTCGGCGGGCACAAGGCCAGCCACCGCAAGCCGCCGACGGCCGCGTTGCCCATGCACGTaatcgacgcgccgccgccgccgtcggccgagGACACagcctcgtcgtcgacgacgacaacAACGTCGGGCGGCGGCAGGCACAGGTGCTCGGTTTGCCACCGTACCTTCGCGACGGGGCAGGCGCTCGGAGGGCACAAGAGGTGCCATTACTGGGACGGGCTGTCGGTGGTGTCGGTCACGGCTTCGGCGTCAGGTTCCGGGTCGTCGAGCGTGAGGAACTTTGACCTCAACCTGAAACCGGTGCCGGAGACGGTGGCCGCTGGCGTCAGAaggtggggagaggaggaggaggtgcagaGCCCTTTGCCGTTCAAGAAGCGCCGGCTGTCAAGCCCATCATTGGAGCTTAATTTATAG